The Juglans regia cultivar Chandler chromosome 16, Walnut 2.0, whole genome shotgun sequence nucleotide sequence TCAAGGTGATGACAACATCAATAGCACTGTGGAGGAGATGCGAGTTTTAGGAACTGGTGTGGAGGAAGGGATGGAGCTGTCATTGGTGCCTTGAGAGGGGGCATTTTTAGGGCTTGGTCCACAGTTTGGAGTGGAGACTGCAGAAGATGTTGTTCTCCTGATATCTCTCCCACTGATTAACGATATAGTTGATTCATCATCGGATTGGGTTTTGGACAAGGTAAATGAGATACAACAGTGTGTGGGGATTACCTGTGAAGGATTAGAGGACCAATTCACAGCACTACTTATTGTAACAGAGGCGGGTCATGTACTTAGCGCAAAATCAAGATCTAAGAAGAGCAAAGAGTTAAAGCGTCttacttgggcaatcaactatgaCGATAAGGGAGGTAGTTCAAGTCGAAGGAGGACCAGAGGGAAGACATAACCAATTGTATATTTTTAGTAGGCTAGTTCGGAGTTTACAAGTACTGAGGAGTGTGTTGGGGAATTGGTGGTGGGATAGGCTTGAGGGCAAAATCTGATTTGGTAGGATAGGCTTGGTGCATTGGTGGTGGTTTGGGGCAGGCACGTCTTTGGGCTTGGGCTAGGGCTTTGTTAGGTTCATTCTCCTAGATGGATTttatcctctcttttttttttcttttgcatcccaactaggtgttttctcttgtatacatcaaatgtacttggttacgcctattaacattaataattttttacttataaaaaaaaaaatcctacaaagttttttgtatgttttctaGGTTATTGACTACTCTCTAAGTTATCCACTAAATGGAAAAAGGTACGCCAACAAGTTAGTTGCATAGTTGCATTGCTTCATGCAGCCATATTAAGTGTACATTCTAAAACTTTTGTGAAAATAATATCAGCATTGGATCATATCCTACCTAGACCTCCAGTACCAGATGCTTCTACATTTATGAAAGCTCCAACTGTATCATGCCATTTATGTGTCTTCATGAAACCATGTGAACCCTGAAACAACAGGTGCAAATAAACTCCATCTCATAAGCTACATATCCTGTGAGCCAATTtacatggaaaagaaaaagaagaaaataaatgttcAGGTACAAATTAACTACATGATTTTTTcactttggtttttcttcttgtgCAGCACCTTGGTTTGCCTTCCTTTTTATGTAATTGTTTAGGAGGGTGCTGTGCCACctatttcaaatttcttctctTAACTTGTTAATTTGTGAGATATAGATTTACTCACTGAAAAATTGGGAGATAAAAATTCAAGCAATTATCGCTTCtatcaatttttaataatttgtaatGTATATCCTTAATAGAAGCATAAACAAAGATTCTAATAGGTGGATCacttaaaaatcaaaacaacgTTGTACATCTAAGGTCCCACTTGGATaatgaaagtatttcatctcatctcatcattacaactttctcaaattcccacacaaatataataaacaattcaactttttcaaatcccaagacaataataatattaaaaaataatattctaacaatattttattcaactttcatctcaactcatctcatatcatctcaaatcactatccaaacagcacCTAAATAAAACAATGGAACACCAGGTAAGGCACATGTGCTTAAGAGAACTTTTTACAAGACTGGAATAAAAAACAGGGAGAAAATTATTCCCGAGTAAGATAATATTTCTTCCAGAAAGGGCAATACCATTGTGTCTTACCAACATAAATAGCTCTTCTGCaccattgaaaagaaaaataataggtCGAGGAGGGACCCAGCCAGAATCTACAATGAGTCTTGCTACTTCCAACATTGatgctaaaaaaatattgaagtaatGATGAGAATATGAATAAATCGAGCAAGCGTGGCCACTAAACAAGTTTGGATTTTCATTGTACCCACCAACACATGAACCACAATCACCAGCACCTGGGGAACCAAGCGGACTATCAAAATGGCCGTTCAGTAAAAGTGATGGGTCAGTATCTTTTGAGTCTGCAGATGATATCCtgtcattttgggtaaaagtTCATCCATACAGATgcataaaaaactataaataaattatacttcATTTGCTCATAAGATATGCAGATTGACAGATTTCCTCTTACAATTTACCAGTATCAAACACAACAAATTTATATCAGTAGAGTCTTTGTCCAGATACTTCCTCATTCTCTCCTAGTAAACCACATTTTGAGATTGTTACTAGGGATGTTACTCCACCAgcctctcttccttttttccttttctgttttcCTCTGATGGGGTCAAAAGGTTTTGTTTTCTCACCATGTCTAAAACTTTACCTAATAGCATAAAAAAGTGTGCTCGGGGGGGAGGACTCCTTCCAAAATGAGCAAAACAAAAGGGCAAATTCCAAAATCGCAATCAGCAGAATGAAGTACCTCATTACAATATTTGTGTGGTTTCTATACGCCATAGTTATGCTGTGGCCTAAGAATATCATTTTGAAGGAGCCATTAACAATGCTCTCCTCGACATCTACTCtgcaaaataaacaattaagaCAAAACTGTAAACTAGAACTCATATCAACAACCAATTCCTCCAGCTTACTTGCAATAAGACGAGGAAATCAACCTATAATTCGCATTGGACACAGAATGAAAGATATAACCGCTTTAAAATTGAATGACAAAACTTCATGACAATATGGAAATGAATAGATGGTAGACCAACCTAATATGGGACCCGGCCCGCTCCTTTGTCATTTCTAGCTGGCCTTTGATATAATGAGCAGCTTCTTGCAAGCCAGGACGCCCTTCCTGTCAAATAAACAAGCATATAAGTTATACAGTTCCTCTTTGGAACGGTCGGGCTGATATTGGACGTTTAACAACCCCCAATTAAAGGCCGCCACGTCAGCAAATCTATACAAATGAACATAATACTATCACACCCGATAATTCCAAGATTTCATTATCATCTTTTTCATTCTGTCTCCCAACAATCCTTTGCTATTTGTCAAACCAGTTTCGTTGTCGGTGCCAGACCAGTTCCGTCGCCGCCAAACCTAGTTCTGTTGCCCGCCAAGGTCTGTCAACCACCAAGGTCCATTGCCGCAAGAGTCCACAGCAGTGATTTAGCCACCAAATTTCACCGCAAGAGTCCACAACAGTGATTTATCACCGTCATCCACAGCAGTGCGTTAGCCACAATAGTGTCCATCACCGACGTCCTCTCTAGCATCTCTATCCAACTTTGGAACCACAACCCATTTATGCTTTTTATACCTTAACATCTTGAAGGCTTCTAAATAATCATCCAAATCCTCTTTCAAACAGAAAAAACTGTCAATCCACAACAACACCAGTGGCAAGTGGTGCTGCAACTAGGTACCATAACCAATTCAAGCCATATATATAGCAGTAATAGTGTGTGCGAGATTGAGGAAGAGAGTACGAGCTAAATCTTCAAGATTGACCATGAAGTGCCGCCGATGGGATTTATCAAAGAAGAGTTTGAAGGGAGTGTGTTTTCGTTAGATGTTCAAAACTGGTTTTCGTTTGAAACATGTCATTGTCGACAAAACATCTAATGGCATGCATAAATCACaggaaaaatgatagagatcTGTGTCTCCTCAGACTCTATTAgttgaaattcatttttttaagggCCAAGATTTGAACAAAAGCTTTGGTTTTAGGAAATTTTTGGGCCAATTAAGATAAAGTACTTGATGAAGGTTGACCATGCCCCATGCTCAGGAGCTGGGTTTGATCATTAAAATAGATCATAAATCAGGgtttaaataattagaatcaTCCATGGTTGCTCCATTTTGAATGTCAGAAGTCAACGAGAGTTTATAATCTTAAAGTTCATCAAGTTTTCCAGGATCTTATGCATATACTGAAATGACTCATGTGTGTATCTTGGTGATTTTAGTAGGAAAGCTTCCAAAGAATCAAGTGAGTGCAGAGCAGGTGGAGAGCTTCGTTTCGACAGATTGTGGGTTTCCGTCGATGTGAGGGGAGGGCTTGGTTGCGAGGGGGAGCGTCACAGGTAAGGGCTCTGACAACACGAGTGCGAGGGTCTGTCGTCGGTTGCGAGAAGGGGGTGGAGGATTTGGTGGGGGTGCTTTTTTGTTCCCATGAAGACTGGTTTGTGATGCGGTATAGTGGAGATAAAATGGGACGCATACGTGGCATTTCCTCAATGGAGAGCTGTTATTTGGGGATAAATAGAAAGACCAGTTAGAAGTTTTTCTCTAAGTTATAATATCTTTAGAGTTATGCTACACAGAAGCCTCATACCCTACAcatcacttaaaaacatgtgattttatcattttaccctctcatatttcataaaacatgAAATATCATGAAATATGAGAGTAAAATGGTACAATCACATGTTTTGAAGTGGTGTACAGAAGTGTGGAgcttatgtttataatttttcatagagCAGTGCTACccataagcctcacaccctgcacacccacttaaaaacatgtcattttatctttttatcttattttacttacaaatatatttgaaattattttcattacgtgggtaaaaaggtaaaatgatatatttttaaatgaatgtgCAATGTGTGAGATTtatgtctataattttttttttcatatctttacTGTCCGTATGAACAGTGACTTTATTTGTCCTGTCTCCGTGTTGAACCCGTGCTTGTGTCCGTGTATACAGCATTATCGTGTTTTTAAAGGCTCTTCTCCAACGGTTGACAGTTTCCCTCTCTTCTTTGGTTGCTAAAATACACTGGCgaaaatgttaaaatttgaacttCGCAATTCCAAGTCAACTGTGTCTTATCCAGGGAACCAAACAGAGCATTAAcgttcaaaattttaatttattttgaaacaaaacTTTACTACTTAACagtaaatcatctcatctcataattacaatttttttaaatttttacccaCAAATATAACaagtaattcaattttttttaattttaaaataataatcatattaaaaaataatattttaattaactttaattttaaataatcacaactcatctcacttcaCTCCcgtttcaaaaaataaaaaatactcacTGTCACTCACTGTCACCTAAGAAtaactttaatctaaaaaaaaaagtaggaataactttggagaaataaaagaagtagaactattttcatttgaaaaaataaaacgaataagccaaaaaaagaaatggtcTCACTTGACGGCCATCGATTTCTTTGGACAAAATTCTGACGTGTTGGAGCGCCCTTGCCTCGGAGAAGCGATCGAGAGGCGCCTGGATGCCGAGCGGCTTAATGAACTTCATATGGAGGACGGAGTAGGCGAGCATCCCCATGAGGCCATACATAACCGCCAAAGAGATCAAGAATTTGAACCCGCACACATCCGCTGTGCTTAACCTCCAAGCCattatcctcctcctcctcctttccCTGCGAGCCTAAACGCACAAACCGGACGAGATTTTACACAGCCGGATagattttatgagaaatgagtCCGGTATGTCTGGCGACAAACGTGGGAGGGAGGGCTGGGACTTCTGAACTCGAGAGGGTGGCTGACTGATGGACgtcgaaaagaaaagaatttacTGCTCGTGGAATATATAGTGGAATTTTCAGAGGAGTCGGTGGGAAGATACGTGTCATTTTCccatataacatataaaatagTCGTATGATCCACGCCTTCTTTGTATCACTGGAAATCTATATAGTATTTACTGTTTACTCCGTACAAGATACGAGGTGCTTTGGATGTTGTAAATGTAAAACGCATCAAGAGTCTTATGATCCACGCCTTCTTTGTCTCACTCGAAATCTATATAGTATTTACTCGGTACAAGATACGAGGTGCTTTGGTTGTTGTAAATGTATACTTCTCAAGAGgcataaattataagaaaaatgttagggAAAAGATAACGAGTTTTATATTCTCAACAAAATAGATTCCTCCATTTGGCCTTTGATCCGATTAGATGGATTGTCTGTCACGTCTCATGTTGAGTATATTGTTCATCTAAGAAATTCAGCAGAGACGTTGGGATACTTTTGTATGAATGATGGTTGGTATATATACATAAGATCTCgtattatttactattaattATAAGGACTTCAATTAGTTCCAATTAAACCATCGACTAGAACGTCGCTTAAGTTTGAGCTTTCCTTtacaaattatgttatatacaatcatttttatgcacaaaattgCGCATACCGCTAAGGGTATAACCAGTTCGGTCTAATccagttttgaataaaatttaggaccgtattgatatatatcaattttatatttttttaaacagattACGCCTCAATTACTCTTATAAACAGATACCTTCAATTTTACCAGTTTTAAGTCCAATCTAGTccaattttttgatttttttaaaatataaaaaatatataataaaatattatttcttatgataaaatgttattaataatttaatatatattttatgtttaaagcatatgatcatttaattttcagctttaagattaaatttttattttataaattagaaaaatattatcttatatataattatattaataacatataattaaacaaattacaaatgttcatatttaagattaacatttcatgttataatttataagttataatatgaaattacttcgtatatgatatataattatatattatatataaaacttatatataagaaatattttatataatatattaaattaatttttatatatatatttcttccagCCGATCCGATTCGGTCCAATCCGGTTCCCAAAACTAATAAACCATTAAAGTTAAAATCTCTTATACCTTGATTtcttaacaataaaaattattcgTTAATTGTTAAGTCGAAACTCAAATTTTACGTTTGATATTATCCAAATTTATCGATACTTCTTTACGAGTATATGTCTACATAACTGCTTATTCCTCTAATTATTGGAGCCTGTCTGATATTCAAATACTTTGATATAGAcatatctctttttcttttacttgtttGATCTATGTTTTTAACCATTATGCTCCAAACTTTAGGTAAATGATGAAACGAAATGCATCATTtcatcactctttttttttctgtagtCATTTTCGCTTGTTTTCCTCTCCCACCCAAAACAATCTAATTTCCTTCAGAATGCCACGAAATGCATCGTTTCATTTTTCATCGTGGCACACCATGTCATTTTTGTGCGAAATGATTGtgcaaaaatgaatattttttaagcttttccttcattttaagttttacaaaatatataattcttatcAACAGTTTTCGTATAAGAGTTATGTTATACTTCTATTTCACTTGTCATGGTATGTATCAATTATTagattaattctaattttttaaaataactaattcaataatatataaacaatattgCATGAGGACAATAAAATAACGGACCACTGAGGGTGGTGGCTCAATAGTTAATGAGTTTGTCATTGGGCACTAGGTCTTAGGATCGAATTTCGCAACAGGAAGCACTCATAGTTATTGGTGATCCATTGGTTCATGGACCATTAACGTTCTCATGAGGCTAGAGTCTGACTATAGCTCAAGTTCGACTTGTAGAGAGTGCTTGCGATTCTTGTGATCTAAACCCCTTCTATATGGTTCTTCAGCAAATTGAGTGCTATTATGATCACATTCTGATAAAGAATTTATATCTGGTCACTCCTCCAACTCTTTTAGCGAAAAAAACAATTGATTATAGTTAAGATTTTACTAtatatcaatcactatttattttcatacttaataattttttttataaaatataaaattttttttataaaatataagatatatagtGTAAATGAGAAGAATAATTAACATAACTCTCGTCTTTATTGCTGCACATTATAGTTTTTCTTTCATGTCACCATCACACTGGTCCACCGATAGAGTGACCACTGTGGGTAGGTAAGGGTGATGTAAACCGTATAGAGCCAACGTGAGAGGACAGCGTACTTTGGAAGAGCCGTATATTTCTTTCATCTCCTTACTCCCTAATACAATAATGCTTtccaatttcattaaaaaaaaattattactttcGCCAACTTCCAACGGTCTAGCTttagatattattatttattccaaaaataaaaaataaaaaccgcATTGTTAAGTGTACTTCGTTCCATTTTCACGTGCTCAGCCTATATAAAGTTAGCGGCTACTGTATAAAGGATGATTTTAGGTTGTTTATATGTTTTTGACTTAAATATTCTCTATAATTAGTAGCTATGGAAATAATTTATAGGAATTAATTAAAACGTGGCCATTAGATAATATTAAAACGTTGTGGGTGGGTGGGTCCTTATTCCTTactaactatttaaaatatcatataaaatccacacaaaattacataattaattataagagaaaatataaatagcagCCTACTGTGCATATCAGCTACCGCATACTCTCTctattgagtgaaaaaaaaaaaatttacttataatGTACTGGGGCTTCCGACTGATACGCAGTATAATTCCAATTATAATATACCGTTGGCTTGAAGAGTGAGAATTTTGTAATTTGTATGCATGATTGAGAACATTCGATTTGAATCCCTCACCatccataaaaattatttagattttacTCACTACAACGATTTTAATGGCTCAATATCGAGTACCCAACTAAATCAAGATTTGGGTCTACATCTAGTGAGAAAATTATCAGATATATGTTGCtttgatctatttatttattcattttaatcgATATGATCCTtctaataatattgatattttaaattaaattatgtcacataAGTAATGTTTGgtgtaaaagtttaaaaatagaatacttctttatataataaaatatagacTACATAGTtagtaatatttttaagagatgaaagccaaatgattattattttatatagacgTGGGCAGTTCGAATCTAATTATTCTATTTGGAGACCGGACTTTATACTATATGGTCCAAATGACCTTGACCAAGCCAAACTACCGAACCAATATCAAATGCCTAaacctttaattattaaaatacatataagcaaaactatttattaaaaaaaagaagcaaaactaTAGTGTTGATCTTCTTTTAATTGACATGGGATGATCAGCAAACTATCATTttcgataaaaaaataatttatacaaattttaaatagataaattttatataaatcattgtaaaaaaatagatcttattttaaaaaaatataaaaaaaattattatttattaataaaacttattattttatataaaatttatctatttttatatctaatattactcttttcgATATCAAGCACATCCCCAACGCATGACGTTCCAATTGCCTAAGGTCTCGTTTGCCTAAATAGTACTGTCGAAGTCTTGACAGATTGGATGGATGTCTCTGTTCCTCTGGgttgttgtttttctttattggttTGTATATTTGACGCAACGGAGTAGAAGATAGAAAGACTGCGAATTACTCGCACCAACACAAAGATCAGACCAACTCAGAGACATACAGAGTCACAGACGTACCGATCTCCGAGGATGTACGGGAAAGCCACGCTTTCTCTCGTTTTCGTTCTCCTCCTTCTATTCTCGTACTCCATCTTCATGGGGACCGTCGATTTTAGATCCTACTTCTTTCCTCTGCTGCAGTCACCCGCTGGTGCGCGCCCACTCTGTGCACCCAACCCGCCTCTCCGGGTCTACATGTACGATCTCCCTCGCAGGTTCAACGTGGGCATGCTGAACCGCTGGAACCCGGACCAGACCCCGGTGACGGGCGGTAATTGGCCGCCTTGGCCCAAGAACTCGGGCCTGAAAAGGCAGCACAGCGTGGAGTACTGGATGATGGGCTCGCTTTTGTATGAAGGAGACGGTGCCGAGGAGAGAGAGGCGGTTAGGGTTTCGGATCCGGAAATGGCTGACATATTCTTCGTGCCGTTTTTCTCTTCGTTGAGCTTCAATACCCACGGGCATGTCATGACGGATCCGGAGACCGAGAAAGATCACCAATTGCAGGCACGTGATCGGTTTGATTGAGGTTACTTATTTTTGGGTAAATATTTGTGTTAGCTACTGATCTAAGTTTTGGAGAATTCGAAAAATGGGCATTGAGTTTTATCGTTAATAGTATTGAATCGGTTGCTTTTGCTTAGTTCTTGAGTGGTTTTATAACTTCCTAATGATCTCTATTATGCACCAAAATGAAGGAAAGGAGTCCGTGGGGAGAAAACCCTATGATATATAGCGGTGTAGCGCAATCATTTGGTagattttacttataattttttctttttttgcgtGTCTTCTTTTGGTTGAACTAAGCTTGATTGTATAACACTTGAAATCATTTGCTCAATTTGCTAAAGAACTGATCTGAGCAGTGTGCTTAAGTTGCTAAATCTCTTGGACACTGAAAAATATTGCCAACGTTTGTAGCATTATATTCTTGGATGAAATAAAAGTAGCTAATTTTAGATTATATGGATAGATCAggtatttttatgcaaaatttggATCCCCCCCTTCCAAGTCATTTATCAGAACTGACATATTGAACCGGTTGTGTGATCAGGAACCCACAGGTTGTATCATGTGTATCTTTGTTTAcagttcaatatttttcaaatgctACCCCCTTTTGAAGTTATGTATTTTTGTTTACAGTTCAGTATGGGTTCCTTCTGATTTCAGATTGATTTACTGAAATTCTTGCGGCAATCCAAGTACTGGCAACGGTCTGGAGGCAGAGACCATGTGATTCCTATGACACATCCCAATGCATTCAGATTTCTGCGAGAACAAGTAAATGCATCTATTCAGATTGTTGTAGATTTTGGACGCTACCCTAGAACAATGTCAAATATAAGCAAAGATGTGGTGGCCCCATATGTGCATGTTGTGGATTCATTTACTGACGATGACACTACAGAACCGTTTGAATCACGTACAACACTTATTTTCTTCCGTGGGAGGACATACAGGAAAGATGTGCGTCAGTCTGAATCTTGTTTGCATGAAAGACAATGTCTAGTTCTTaatctttacaaaaatttactTAATTAGCACAAATATTGTCATGCTGCAGGAAGGAATTGTTCGTGTTAAATTGGCAAAGATATTGGCTGGTTATGATGATGTTCATTATGAGCGGAGTGTCGCAACAGGTGAAAATATAAAAGTGGTATGTGGTGCTAACCtatgaatgatattttgtttgcaTGTATTGGTCATAGAATTTGGATATTGCATATTATTTCTGTCCATAAGAGATCACCAGTTGTAATGTCCTCATCAGTCAATGCTTCTTCCTGACAGTAGAAAGATGTAGTGATTTTGTGAaagagtattttaatttttatttatttttcattgtaaTTATGAATTTAGCCCAACTTCCTGATACATAGCTTAGTTCTTATAACTACTCTCTGAATATCTGGATACATGTTGCTAGATGGATAATATAGCATTGTATATTGTTTGCGGCATATGATATCTAACATTGACCATGGAAATTCCTCAACTTAATTGCATACTTTCCTGTCTCCCTTACTCCTTTATTCTTCTGCTGTACCAGTCTTCGCAAGGAATGCGCTTGTCAAAGTTTTGTCTGCATCCTGCTGGTGACACGCCTTCATCTTGTCGCCTGTTTGATGCCATTGTGAGCCACTGTGTTCCTGTCATCGTAAGTGATCAAATTGAGCTCCCGTTCGAGGATGAAATTGACTATGCCCAATTCTCAATATTCTTCTCTTTCAAAGAGGCATTGAAACCTGGCTACATGGTTAATGAGCTTCGGAATTTTCCAAAAGAGAGATGGATTGAAATGTGGAAGCGGCTTAAGAACATCTCCCATCATTATGAATTCCAGTACCCCCCAAATAAAGAAGATGCTGTCAATATGCTATGGAGGCAGGTAAAACACAAGCTTCCTGGAGTCAAACTTGCTGTACATAGAAGCCAGAGGTTGAAAGTCCCAGACTGGTGGCGGAGGAGAAGATGATTTAAGAAGCCGgcttttgtgattttgtatatccataatcatttcatcatttataATGACAACTTTCAAAGGGAAAGAACCAAAGCTAGTTACAAACCACAATAGGTCAGTTAAATCCAGAGGTTGACATGTTTTTCTTGTGGTTTGGTTCACTACACTGAATGACACGCTCCTCTGTCCACATATTTTGGTGACATTCTTtgtgttaaagaaaaaattgaagagcTTGGGTTGGCGCTGGTGTTTCTGACTTTAAAGAGTGCAGAAGTTAGTTCCTAATATGTAATCAGAAGAATTGTTTGTACATTTGCAGACTCGGATTAGGTGGTTTCACAGAAAATGAGAGGGTCTTTGACTTGCTTTATTGTGTGGCCTTCGTTTTGTGGTAATGGACGAGCATCAGCTCGATAGAAATGCTACATACATGGAATTTAACGTAATCTGAGGAaactatgcatttttttttatataggctATCACAACGCGTATCAGCTTTATTACCAGGTGTTCTTAGAAGGGATGAAGATTTATGTTTCTTCAATTGACCTGCAAATATATCATTTCCTCCTTCCTGCAAAACTGGATGAAAGTGGAAAAATATGATGTGCAACGGATACAAGTAATTCACTGAAAAGTTCATTAGATCATGTTTGTGGGGTTGCGGTACGAGTAgtaaaaagtgtttttaaaatttttttaatagaaacatcAGATTATTTGTATgttat carries:
- the LOC108982516 gene encoding probable arabinosyltransferase ARAD1; the encoded protein is MYGKATLSLVFVLLLLFSYSIFMGTVDFRSYFFPLLQSPAGARPLCAPNPPLRVYMYDLPRRFNVGMLNRWNPDQTPVTGGNWPPWPKNSGLKRQHSVEYWMMGSLLYEGDGAEEREAVRVSDPEMADIFFVPFFSSLSFNTHGHVMTDPETEKDHQLQIDLLKFLRQSKYWQRSGGRDHVIPMTHPNAFRFLREQVNASIQIVVDFGRYPRTMSNISKDVVAPYVHVVDSFTDDDTTEPFESRTTLIFFRGRTYRKDEGIVRVKLAKILAGYDDVHYERSVATGENIKVSSQGMRLSKFCLHPAGDTPSSCRLFDAIVSHCVPVIVSDQIELPFEDEIDYAQFSIFFSFKEALKPGYMVNELRNFPKERWIEMWKRLKNISHHYEFQYPPNKEDAVNMLWRQVKHKLPGVKLAVHRSQRLKVPDWWRRRR